Proteins encoded by one window of Cloeon dipterum chromosome 4, ieCloDipt1.1, whole genome shotgun sequence:
- the LOC135942943 gene encoding pro-resilin-like, with protein MKLFVILAAAAVVVLAEPPAPNQNYLPPSRNAPSASYGAPSNQYGAPSNQYSTQYDAPSSQYGAPSDSYGAPNSQNSRNGGGSNNFAPPASRVHLRLFGNSKSGGSNGGSYSDSKANQYSSSSSRASAPSAQYGAPAASSNNAFSSRAQSNQQYSAPSSQYGAPSFSSSGASRPSSQYGAPAQNSGFRASAPSNQYNAPARTPSAQYGAPNAFSTPASTYGAPSVDLGRSGNNKQSSPSNTYGAPSGDFGQQSTFNSRPSSSYGAPSADFGRAGNNKQASFGGAQQSSSFGSAPSATYGAPSSSYGAPSADFGRSGSNKQSSFGSSPSTSYGAPSVELGRSNKQSTFNSRPSSFSSAPSSTYGAPSGNNKQSNSFGSSPSATYGAPAGFENQYPIPDLRVPSINEQNRNVPSNKYGAPSANNQLSSSAKGSSNYVAPASSYNAPSASFNSGPANDFTQAITPSTEYGAPAPFANFGARTPNSGFRASAPSSQYGAPSSSFRAATPSSTYGAPSSAPSSQYGAPSSGFNAATPSSTYGAPSSGSRASAPSSQYGAPSSSFNAATPSSTYGAPSSSPNSRFNAPSSSSFGGNKQSSFSSARAPSSQYGAPSSQYGAPINQGVTTEDPLAEPANYEFKYDVTDAVSGSDFGAKEGRDGETTWGEYRVQLPDGRTQIVKYEADQNGYRPEIEYQDPPNGFNGNSAAGNGNDAPYPPSRRQGGY; from the exons ATGAAG CTGTTCGTTatcctcgccgccgccgcggtgGTCGTCCTGGCCGAGCCGCCGGCGCCCAACCAGAACTACCTGCCACCAAGCCGCAACGCCCCGTCCGCCAGCTACGGTGCACCCTCGAACCAGTACGGAGCCCCCTCCAACCAGTACAGCACCCAGTACGACGCCCCTTCGAGCCAGTACGGCGCCCCGTCAGACTCGTACGGCGCCCCTAACTCGCAAAACTCGCGCAACGGAGGCGGCAGCAACAATTTTGCCCCTCCCGCGTCCAGGGTGCACCTTCGTCTCTTCGGCAACTCGAAGTCCGGCGGCTCCAACGGCGGAAGCTATTCTGACTCCAAGGCCAACCagtacagcagcagcagcagcagggctTCCGCCCCCTCTGCCCAGTACGGAGCCCCTGCCGCCTCCAGCAACAACGCTTTCAGCAGCCGCGCGCAATCAAACCAGCAGTACAGCGCCCCCTCTAGCCAGTACGGCGCCCCCTCCTTCTCCTCCTCCGGGGCCTCCCGCCCTTCCAGCCAGTACGGAGCCCCCGCCCAAAACTCCGGCTTCCGCGCCTCCGCCCCCAGCAACCAGTACAACGCCCCTGCCAGGACTCCTTCCGCGCAGTACGGTGCCCCCAACGCCTTTAGCACCCCTGCGTCCACCTACGGAGCCCCTTCGGTCGACCTCGGCCGCTCCGGCAACAACAAGCAGTCCAGCCCTTCGAACACCTACGGAGCCCCGTCCGGTGATTTCGGCCAGCAGTCGACCTTCAATTCTCGCCCCTCCTCCTCGTACGGTGCCCCCTCGGCCGACTTCGGCCGCGCCGGGAACAACAAGCAGGCCTCTTTCGGCGGTGCTCAGCAGTCCAGCTCGTTCGGATCCGCCCCTTCCGCCACCTACGGAGCACCCTCCTCCTCCTACGGCGCCCCTTCGGCTGACTTCGGCCGCTCCGGCAGCAACAAGCAGTCATCTTTCGGCTCCAGCCCTTCAACCTCCTACGGAGCCCCTTCCGTTGAGCTCGGCCGCTCCAACAAGCAGTCCACCTTCAACTCCCGCCCCTCCTCCTTCTCCTCCGCTCCTTCCTCCACCTACGGAGCCCCCTCCGGCAACAACAAGCAGTCCAACTCGTTCGGAAGCAGCCCTTCGGCCACCTACGGAGCCCCCGCCGGCTTCGAGAACCAGTACCCCATCCCCGACCTGCGCGTTCCTTCGATCAATGAGCAGAACAGGAACGTTCCTTCCAACAAGTACGGCGCTCCTTCGGCCAACAACCAGCTGAGCTCGTCCGCCAAGGGCTCCTCCAACTACGTGGCCCCCGCCTCGTCGTACAACGCCCCCAGCGCCAGCTTCAACTCTGGCCCGGCCAACGACTTCACCCAGGCCATCACCCCTTCGACCGAGTACGGCGCCCCCGCCCCGTTCGCCAACTTCGGAGCCCGCACCCCTAACTCCGGCTTCCGCGCCTCTGCCCCCTCCTCTCAGTACGGCGCCCCCAGCTCGAGCTTCCGCGCCGCCACCCCCTCCTCGACCTACGGCGCCCCCAGCTCCGCCCCCTCCTCTCAGTACGGCGCCCCTAGCTCAGGCTTCAACGCCGCCACCCCTTCCTCGACCTACGGCGCCCCTAGCTCTGGCTCCCGCGCCTCAGCCCCCTCCTCTCAGTACGGCGCCCCTAGCTCTAGCTTCAACGCCGCCACCCCCTCCTCGACCTACGGCGCCCCCAGCAGCTCCCCCAACTCCAGGTTCAACGCCCCCTCCTCCAGCTCGTTCGGAGGCAACAAGCAGTCGTCCTTCTCGTCGGCTCGCGCCCCCAGCAGCCAGTACGGCGCCCCCTCGAGCCAGTACGGCGCCCCCATCAACCAGGGTGTGACCACGGAAGATCCCCTTGCT GAGCCTGCCAACTACGAGTTCAAGTACGACGTGACAGACGCCGTCAGCGGCTCCGACTTTGGCGCCAAGGAGGGTCGCGACGGAGAAACCACCTGGGGAGAGTACCGCGTGCAGCTGCCCGACGGCCGCACCCAGATCGTCAAGTACGAGGCCGACCAGAACGGCTACAGGCCCGAAATCGAGTACCAGGACCCTCCTAACGGCTTCAACGGCAACAGCGCCGCCGGAAACGGAAACGACGCTCCCTACCCCCCATCGAGACGCCAGGGCGGCTATTAA
- the Pex16 gene encoding peroxisomal membrane protein PEX16: protein MNPSSMSVAELFAAYKTWISSNPQLTSDLETTVKWVSYFLAGRVQNSSVLSELVYLLSNLLVLFNDRIIRSARLTTVEQGKRIKTFITVLEYSEVFLEIAARKLWGNRGRWAIVVIVQFFKCVSRLVVLLKYKEKITKCPPIAPLQRSKIANGAQVETPAAERYSHSFTLSSGRVIRTISAAPPLHCRTWTAPQPPALSEAEEETLAIQHTSAEVIYITKPMIHLASCLVFGETSWKPWMFSLLMDITSLQMYRKSEVHVTKKQRLELSRRALCLLFYILRSPFYEKYSKSRLHILLEGLSNKIPLAHHICRPLQRYIPEWQAIYFYMWSS from the exons ATGAATCCAAGCAGCATGTCTGTTGCAGAACTGTTTGCTGCTTACAAAACTTGGATTAGCAGCAATCCACAACTCACGTCCGATTTGGAAACTACCGTAAAATGGGTATCATATTTTCTAGCAG gACGGGTGCAAAATTCCAGCGTCTTATCGGAGCTCGTCTACTTGCTGTCAAATCTTCTAGTCTTGTTCAACGACAGGATAATTCGATCCGCAAGGCTAACAACAGTCGAACAAggcaaaagaattaaaactttcatcACTGTGCTTGAGTACTCTGAAGTCTTCCTCGAAATCGCTGCTCGGAAACTGTGGGGGAACAGAGGCAGATGGGCAATCGTCGTCATTgtccaatttttcaa GTGTGTGTCTCGGCTTGTGGTTTTGCTGAAGTACAAGGAAAAGATCACGAAATGTCCTCCAATTGCTCCGCTGCAGAGGAGCAAGATTGCCAATGGTGCTCAGGTGGAAACCCCCGCCGCCGAGCGCTACTCACATTCCTTCACCCTGAGCTCGGGAAGGGTCATTCGCACCATCTCGGCCGCTCCTCCCCTCCACTGCCGAACGTGGACGGCCCCTCAGCCGCCCGCGTTGTCCGAGGCCGAGGAGGAAACTCTGGCCATCCAGCACACCAGTGCAGAa GTCATTTACATTACCAAACCCATGATTCATCTGGCCAGCTGCTTGGTCTTCGGTGAAACCAGCTGGAAGCCGTGGATGTTTTCCCTGCTGATGGACATCACCAG CTTGCAGATGTACAGGAAGAGCGAGGTGCACGTGACCAAGAAGCAGCGCCTCGAGCTGTCCAGGCGTGCTCTCTGTCTGCTCTTCTACATTCTCCGATCTCCTTTCTATGAAAAGTACAGCAAATCCCGGCTGCACATCCTGCTTGAAGGGCTGTCGAACAAAATTCCCCTTGCCCACCACATTTGTAGACCCTTACAAAGGTACATTCCAGAGTGGCAGGCTATTTACTTCTACATGTGGTCTTCCTGA
- the LOC135941973 gene encoding zinc finger CCCH domain-containing protein 15 homolog, which produces MPPKKPAPAAPSKKADAKKKEKVIEDKTFGLKNKKGAKQQKFIQQVEKQVKFGGNPSNRKLDDAKKAELEKKKKEDTLGLLFKPVATQKIEKGADPKSILCAFFKQGTCGKGDRCKFSHDLTIERKAEKRSLYVDMRDDENMDDWDEEKLNEVAEKKHGEADLARPNQTDIICRYFLEAVEVSKYGWFWECPNGTKCIYRHALPPGFQLKKDKKKEEKADKISLEDLIEKERAALGVNLTRVTLESFLSWKKRKLTEKAKNAKMEEDKKRQEFKAGRQVGISGREMFVFNPELAKEGDDDFEEGGEAVDYRQLSKDDEDDDGIEYKEIVLDDIALEASEVDGTGSVAPENRLADMAAQAKTVSNGTAEDNPGATAAAIDENLFLDDDLDDLDEDLENLDISDSES; this is translated from the exons ATGCCACCGAAAAAACCAGCACCGGCTGCGCCTAGCAAAAAGGCAGATGCCAAGAAGAAGGAGAAAGTCATAGAG GACAAAACATTCGGTTTGAAGAACAAAAAAGGCGCCAAGCAACAGAAATTCATCCAGCAAGTTGAAAAGCAG gttaaatttggAGGGAATCCTAGCAACAGAAAGCTTGACGATGCAAAGAAGGCCGAGctggaaaagaagaaaaaggagGACACCCTCGGCTTGCTCTTCAAACCCGTTGCCAcgcaaaaaatcgaaaagggAGCCGACCCAAAGTCCATCTTGTGCGCGTTTTTCAAGCAAGGAACCTGCGGAAAGGGAGACAGGTGCAAGTTTTCTCACGACTTGACCATCGAGCGAAAGGCTGAGAAGAGAAGTCTTTATGTCGATATGAGAGATG ATGAGAACATGGACGATTGGGACGAGGAAAAGCTGAATGAGGTCGCGGAAAAGAAGCACGGAGAGGCTGACTTGGCCAGGCCCAACCAAACTGACATT ATCTGCAGATATTTCTTGGAAGCCGTGGAGGTCAGCAAGTACGGCTGGTTCTGGGAATGTCCAAATGGTACAAAGTGCATCTATCGACACGCCCTGCCTCCTGGCTTCCAGCTCAAAAAGGACAAGAAGAAGGAAGAAAAGGCTGACAAGATTTCCCTCGAGGATTTGATTGAGAAGGAGCGGGCTGCCTTAGGTGTCAATCTGACTAGA GTCACGCTTGAAAGCTTCCTGTCTTGGAAAAAGAGAAAGCTTACGGAGAAAGCGAAAAATGCCAAGATGGAGGAGGACAAGAAGAGGCAAGAGTTCAAGGCTGGAAGACAAGTCGGG ATTTCTGGTCGTGAGATGTTCGTGTTCAATCCTGAACTGGCTAAGGAAGGTGACGATGACTTTGAGGAAGGTGGCGAGGCAGTCGACTACCGACAGCTGTCCAAGGACGACGAGGATGACGACGGAATTGAATACAAGGAAATTGTTCTCGACGACATTGCCCTTGAAGCGAGCGAAGTTGATGGCACTGGATCGGTGGCTCCTGAGAACAGGCTAGCTGACATGGCGGCCCAGGCCAAGACAGTTTCCAATGGCACTGCAGAAG ACAATCCTGGCGCCACGGCAGCAGCCATCGACGAGAACCTATTTTTGGACGATGATCTAGACGACCTGGACGAGGACCTTGAAAACTTAGACATTTCAGATAGTGAATCATAG
- the LOC135941971 gene encoding PMS1 protein homolog 1-like, giving the protein MTDAVKFLDKNTARLITSNQVIQGPYNVVKELVENALDAGATAIDIRLENYGLDKVTVKDNAKGISLSDVSVMCKPGYSSKIKEFSDLESLRTYGFRGEALASICCISDVSITTKTEEDPVATTYKFNSDGEIVDKSPSHLNQGTLICVQNIYHHQPARRRILLSAKATANTQGFSKTGTISKIKSYLGALGVAWPFVRIFFVHGGSLVWKKQSVPIAAGEPIKTALGEILGHNLVSNYKVVKSELDEWGSITAVLPTKVGVVNETCQSTKSALILIMNKRVVRHKKIEDVLMEKFRLRFPSIGKNRYPACVLDLKVNQEDLDVNLEPDKSKFMLRSAKEDQLLEAIQTMMDEFYDEEGVPNKVDEVVEPPANKRLKISDQETVSDSQEEPDAKSSPAASFKLEFFVPETPEAPDNETPVEPSPFTLSEPSSEDELEDTLKDNSLLSTPKLPEDVEDFVFSLEDEAALLELEKLLNQSNSPVTEELEKAEAPMEVNQADWSRGHVPGSSGNFIEGCQLLVQPKVQQPKAPKAKVQYDRRLSLSASPCTQMGQNNLRAFNMFCKETRPKLLKDRPNMGLCEVAPLLARLWKDLPDEEKEKFGQMAQEYKLSKLDNSSVSNAYSPVPVAKKQIKKKEPEKSAEASLCLSMLKTLADKKTPAVSAVAAPQIEIITKVQEENPQKSPMKKKKLTRVVEVPITLDAIMKKKFARLESNVPDTQILGKWNGNWLVRQGSEISTYNPWLIKEILETILNPQEMNAVENKNDFKRLLENFTTHCSLEEKCPHGKPCRATVYSGPLLSQTMKTQSQ; this is encoded by the exons ATGACTGACGCTGTTAAGTTTTTAGACAAGAATACTGCTAGGTTGATCACAAGCAACCAGGTCATCCAGGGACCGTACAATGTCGTAAAGGAATTGGTGGAAAACGCTCTTGATGCTGGTGCCACAGCTATTGACATCAGATTG gAAAACTACGGTCTCGACAAGGTTACAGTCAAGGACAATGCCAAGGGAATTAGCCTGTCAGATGTGTCGGTTATGTGCAAACCTGGATATTCTTCAAAAATCAAGGAATTCTCTGATTTAG aatctcTTCGAACTTATGGATTTCGAGGCGAAGCACTTGCCAGTATCTGTTGTATTTCTGATGTTTCTATCACGACAAAAACTGAAGAAGATCCAGTAGCAACCACATACAAATTCAACTCTGATGGAGAAATCGTGGACAAGTCTCCCTCTCACCTAAATCAAG gtACACTGATTTGTGTCCAGAATATTTACCACCACCAACCAGCTCGAAGGCGCATTTTGCTCAGCGCCAAAGCGACGGCAAACACGCAGGGATTTTCCAAAACAGGCACGATTTCTAAAATCAAATCCTATCTTGGAGCCCTGGGTGTTGCCTGGCCATTTGTGCGCATTTTCTTTGTGCACGGAGGCTCTTTGGTTTGGAAAAAGCAGAGCGTGCCCATTGCGGCGGGCGAGCCGATCAAAACGGCGCTTGGAGAGATTCTCGGACACAACTTGGTCTCTAATTACAAAGTCGTCAAATCTGAGCTTGATGAGTGG ggATCCATTACTGCAGTGCTACCCACGAAGGTTGGAGTGGTGAATGAAACGTGTCAAAGCACCAAATCAGCCTTGATTTTGATCATGAACAAAAGGGTTGTGCGCCACAAGAAAATCGAAGAC GTTTTAATGGAGAAATTCAGGCTTCGGTTCCCTTCTATTGGGAAAAATAGGTACCCTGCGTGTGTGCTGGATTTGAAAGTGAACCAGGAAGATTTGGACGTCAATCTTGAGCCtgacaaatcaaaattcatgctGCGCTCTGCCAAAGAG GACCAACTTTTGGAAGCAATTCAAACCATGATGGATGAATTCTACGACGAAGAAGGAGTTCCTAATAAAGTGGACGAAGTAGTTGAGCCTCCAGCCAACAAACGGCTGAAAATTTCTGATCAAGAGACTGTAAGCGATTCTCAAGAAGAGCCTGATGCCAAGTCTTCCCCAGCTGCGTCTTTTaaactggaattttttgtACCTGAAACGCCTGAAGCCCCTGACAATGAGACTCCAGTGGAGCCCTCTCCATTTACACTGTCAGAACCATCTTCTGAGGATGAATTGGAAGACACTTTAAAGGACAACTCACTTCTTTCTACCCCAAAATTGCCTGAGGATGTTGaagattttgttttctctttgGAAGATGAAGCAGCGCTTCTTGAATTGGAGAAACTTTTGAATCAATCGAATTCaccag TCACAGAGGAGCTGGAAAAAGCTGAAGCGCCCATGGAAGTAAATCAAGCAGACTGGAGTCGCGGCCATGTTCCTGGCAGTTCAGGGAATTTCATTGAg GGTTGTCAACTATTAGTGCAACCGAAAGTTCAACAGCCAAAAGCCCCCAAAGCAAAAGTTCAATATGACAGGCGACTGTCGCTCTCGGCGAGTCCTTGCACTCAAATGGGACAAAATAACTTGCGGGCTTTCAACATGTTCTGCAAGGAAACTAGACCTAAAT tGCTCAAGGACAGACCAAATATGGGGCTGTGCGAGGTGGCTCCTCTCTTGGCCAGATTGTGGAAAGATCTGCCCGacgaagagaaagaaaagttcGGCCAAATGGCTCAGGAGTACAAGCTGAGCAAATTGGACAATTCCTCTGTCTCAAATGCTTATAG cccAGTGCCAGTTGCaaagaagcaaataaaaaagaaggaaCCAGAAAAGTCTGCTGAAGCGAGTTTGTGTTTGAGCATGCTGAAAACTCTTGCTGATAAGAAGACGCCTGCTGTTAGTGCTGTTGCAGCTccacaaattgaaattataaccAAAGTTCAGGAGGAGAATCCCCAAAAATcaccaatgaaaaagaaaaaattgactaGAGTGGTTGAGGTGCCTATAACTTTAGATGCCAtcatgaaaaagaaattcGCGAG GCTTGAGTCAAATGTGCCAGATACTCAAATTCTCGGCAAGTGGAATGGAAATTGGCTTGTTCGACAAGGCTCAGAGATTTCCACTTATAACCCTTGGCTGATCaaggaaattttagaaacCATTTTGAACCCACAGGAAATGAAC gccGTTGAGAACAAGAACGACTTCAAGAGACTTTTGGAAAACTTTACTACGCATTGCAGTTTGGAGGAAAAATGCCCTCACGGAAAGCCGTGCAGAGCCACAGTTTACTCAGGCCCGCTTTTGTCGCAAACCATGAAAACCCAgtcgcaataa
- the LOC135941972 gene encoding male-specific lethal 3 homolog — protein MDAVQSIDYIDGITLEMLVDGGDLLDEASTVLYEEPMHYEEDVVEPDEEERVVLTDDEDEDEDEDEEEENDSPTTCTFIDEVEDDEEEWEVDDNINKNRKVPLDLPPELKKYLEIDHLQVVTCDKLVNLPASPCVNFILETYYREYASEILQCEDESEEVEHRTLRELGGGKETRNVSKSLRLRRQRQRRLSSESSADLEEDKDFEEILRNMRICLEVLHSIRYYIDFTLGDHLLYPSEKQQHQYVINASKSSLLYVKQEPVESIEEYGPSLLDKITMLEEDKSETEDDLLEILSSNDQSFTKRWNDFLGNDETDNKPTDEDAKRESSEAEADLLADLPPFVRRRKEMLAKIQEWKLVPDVEVDEDGEDSTPNSQIYGAVHLARLMVKLPEFLYLTKFPSAGHLKAVQRHLNLFINYLAKKSSWFQENQYRSNTFHS, from the exons ATGGACGCGGTGCAGAGCATTGACTACATCGACGGCATCACGCTCGAGATGCTCGTGGACGGCGGCGATCTGCTGGACGAAGCCAGCACCGTGCTCTACGAGGAGCCGATGCACTACGAGGAGGACGTCGTTGAGCCGGACGAGGAGGAAAGGGTTGTTTTGACCGACGACGAAGATGAGGACGAAGACGAGGACGAAGAAGAGGAAAACGACTCACCCACCACATGCACCTTCATTGACGAGGTTGAGGACGACGAGGAGGAATGGGAGGTGGACGATAACATCAATAAAAACCGGAAGGTCCCACTCGACCTGCCTCCGGAGCTGAAGAAGTACCTTGAAATTGATCACCTTCAG gtggTGACCTGTGATAAGCTAGTAAATCTTCCAGCCAGCCCGTGTGTCAACTTCATACTCGAAACCTACTATAGAGAATACGCTTCGGAAATCTTGCAGTGCGAGGACGAGTCTGAGGAAGTTGAGCACCGGACTCTGCGTGAACTGGGTGGAGGCAAAGAAACGCGCAACGTATCTAAATCCTTACGACTAAGACGGCAGAGGCAGCGGCGGCTTAGCAGTGAGTCGAGCGCCGACCTCGAGGAGGACAAAGACTTTGAGGAAATCCTCAGAAACATGAGAATTTGCCTTGAGGTGCTGCACAGCATCCGGTACTACATCGACTTCACTCTTGGCGATCACCTGCTGTACCCGTCAgagaagcagcagcatcagTACGTGATAAACGCGAGCAAGTCCAGTTTGCTCTACGTGAAACAGGAGCCAGTCGAGTCGATCGAGGAGTACGGCCCCAGCCTCCTGGACAAAATCACCATGCTCGAAGAGGACAAGTCTGAGACTGAGGACGACCTGCTGGAGATTCTCAGCTCGAATGATCAAAGCTTCACTAAGCGCTGGAATGACTTCCTCGGCAACGACGAAACTGACAACAAACCGACTGATGAAGATGCAAAGCGCGAGTCGAGCGAAGCTGAG GCGGACTTGCTTGCCGACCTTCCTCCATTCGTGCGGCGGCGGAAAGAAATGCTGGCCAAGATCCAGGAGTGGAAACTAGTCCCGGACGTGGAGGTGGACGAAGACGGCGAAGACTCCACTCCCAACTCGCAAATCTACGGCGCCGTCCACCTGGCCAGGCTGATGGTCAAGCTGCCAGAATTCCTCTACCTCACCAAATTCCCGAGCGCGGGCCACCTCAAAGCCGTGCAAAGGCACCTCAATCTCTTCATCAACTACTTGGCCAAGAAATCCAGCTGGTTCCAGGAAAACCAATACCGCAGCAACACTTTCCATTCGTAG
- the LOC135941974 gene encoding INO80 complex subunit B isoform X2, whose amino-acid sequence MIDLEHIVDVVGMDIEIEEESQEAPLPRKRSKKSKHKKHKRDSRPVEESDSDLDVQIQKPKKVAPVKKAAVKKAELPAVLEPVRISERTPKPSLKMKEAESSAQMERSFEKAHKSSPKLREAELDQFEPSRTSERTPKPSLKLKIKLAEAAESSLAKNKSPSKSSEKSSPSLATSVIGSQNVPSPGSAKMLAPGSKKKKGKGKDSSSDEERWLDAIESGKLEEVDDELKKIKDPKLMTARQRAMFEKKSDFPGEELPLMALPSGYKEKVITEEMMQKRALKLQRRKQQAEEKREKDKKMTMDRLLKKQASKANRPVTKKSSNFSQEPLLLMVNNENETTISFPLGMQCPIQESKPKPLPPPAAKCRVEGCQNRKRYSCSKTGVPLCSIECYKTNLAINGLQ is encoded by the exons ATGATTGACCTGGAGCATATTG TCGATGTTGTCGGGATGGACATAGAAATTGAAGAAGAGTCTCAGGAAGCGCCTCTTCCGAGGAAGCGGTCGAAAAAGTCAAAGCACAAGAAGCACAAAAGAGACTCACGGCCCGTAGAAGAATCGGACAGCGACCTGGACGTACAGATCCAAAAGCCTAAGAAGGTTGCGCCCGTGAAAAAAGCGGCGGTAAAGAAGGCAGAGCTTCCGGCCGTTCTGGAGCCGGTGCGAATCTCTGAACGAACTCCAAAGCCctctttgaaaatgaaagaagCAGAGTCAAGCGCCCAGATGGAACGGTCTTTTGAAAAGGCGCACAAGTCATCTCCTAAGCTGAGGGAAGCCGAGCTGGACCAGTTTGAACCATCAAGGACCTCGGAGAGAACGCCCAAGCCGTCGCTGAAACTGAAAATCAAGCTTGCCGAAGCAGCTGAGAGCAg TTTGGCGAAAAACAAGTCGCCCAGCAAGAGCAGCGAAAAGTCGTCTCCGAGTCTTGCCACAAGCGTAATTGGCAGCCAGAATGTTCCCAGTCCAGGGTCGGCCAAAATGCTGGCGCCTGGAAGTAAGAAAAAGAAGGGCAAGGGCAAAGACAGCTCCTCGGACGAAGAACGATGGCTCGATGCCATCGAGTCAGGAAAACTTGAAGAG gtGGATGAcgaattgaagaaaataaaggaTCCAAAATTGATGACAGCGAGACAGAGGGCCATGTTCGAAAAGAAAAGCGACTTCCCCGGCGAAGAGCTGCCGTTGATGGCCCTCCCTTCGGGCTACAAGGAAAAGGTTATCACCGAGGAAATGATGCAGAAGCGGGCCCTGAAGCTGCAGCGCCGGAAGCAGCAGGCCGAGGAGAAGAGGGAGAAAGATAAG aaaatgaCGATGGACAGGCTGTTGAAGAAACAGGCGTCCAAGGCGAACAGGCCAGTCACCAAAAAGAGCAGCAACTTCTCGCAAGagccgctgctgctgatggTCAACAACGAAAACGAAACCACCATCAGCTTTCCACTCGGAATGCAATGCCCAATTCAAGAATCAAAGCCAAA ACCACTGCCACCACCTGCCGCGAAGTGTCGCGTTGAAGGGTGCCAGAACAGGAAACGGTATTCGTGCTCAAAAACTGGAGTTCCCCTGTGCAGCATCGAATGCTACAAAACCAACCTGGCCATCAACGGACTTCAGTAA
- the LOC135941974 gene encoding INO80 complex subunit B isoform X1 produces MIDLEHIEVDVVGMDIEIEEESQEAPLPRKRSKKSKHKKHKRDSRPVEESDSDLDVQIQKPKKVAPVKKAAVKKAELPAVLEPVRISERTPKPSLKMKEAESSAQMERSFEKAHKSSPKLREAELDQFEPSRTSERTPKPSLKLKIKLAEAAESSLAKNKSPSKSSEKSSPSLATSVIGSQNVPSPGSAKMLAPGSKKKKGKGKDSSSDEERWLDAIESGKLEEVDDELKKIKDPKLMTARQRAMFEKKSDFPGEELPLMALPSGYKEKVITEEMMQKRALKLQRRKQQAEEKREKDKKMTMDRLLKKQASKANRPVTKKSSNFSQEPLLLMVNNENETTISFPLGMQCPIQESKPKPLPPPAAKCRVEGCQNRKRYSCSKTGVPLCSIECYKTNLAINGLQ; encoded by the exons ATGATTGACCTGGAGCATATTG aAGTCGATGTTGTCGGGATGGACATAGAAATTGAAGAAGAGTCTCAGGAAGCGCCTCTTCCGAGGAAGCGGTCGAAAAAGTCAAAGCACAAGAAGCACAAAAGAGACTCACGGCCCGTAGAAGAATCGGACAGCGACCTGGACGTACAGATCCAAAAGCCTAAGAAGGTTGCGCCCGTGAAAAAAGCGGCGGTAAAGAAGGCAGAGCTTCCGGCCGTTCTGGAGCCGGTGCGAATCTCTGAACGAACTCCAAAGCCctctttgaaaatgaaagaagCAGAGTCAAGCGCCCAGATGGAACGGTCTTTTGAAAAGGCGCACAAGTCATCTCCTAAGCTGAGGGAAGCCGAGCTGGACCAGTTTGAACCATCAAGGACCTCGGAGAGAACGCCCAAGCCGTCGCTGAAACTGAAAATCAAGCTTGCCGAAGCAGCTGAGAGCAg TTTGGCGAAAAACAAGTCGCCCAGCAAGAGCAGCGAAAAGTCGTCTCCGAGTCTTGCCACAAGCGTAATTGGCAGCCAGAATGTTCCCAGTCCAGGGTCGGCCAAAATGCTGGCGCCTGGAAGTAAGAAAAAGAAGGGCAAGGGCAAAGACAGCTCCTCGGACGAAGAACGATGGCTCGATGCCATCGAGTCAGGAAAACTTGAAGAG gtGGATGAcgaattgaagaaaataaaggaTCCAAAATTGATGACAGCGAGACAGAGGGCCATGTTCGAAAAGAAAAGCGACTTCCCCGGCGAAGAGCTGCCGTTGATGGCCCTCCCTTCGGGCTACAAGGAAAAGGTTATCACCGAGGAAATGATGCAGAAGCGGGCCCTGAAGCTGCAGCGCCGGAAGCAGCAGGCCGAGGAGAAGAGGGAGAAAGATAAG aaaatgaCGATGGACAGGCTGTTGAAGAAACAGGCGTCCAAGGCGAACAGGCCAGTCACCAAAAAGAGCAGCAACTTCTCGCAAGagccgctgctgctgatggTCAACAACGAAAACGAAACCACCATCAGCTTTCCACTCGGAATGCAATGCCCAATTCAAGAATCAAAGCCAAA ACCACTGCCACCACCTGCCGCGAAGTGTCGCGTTGAAGGGTGCCAGAACAGGAAACGGTATTCGTGCTCAAAAACTGGAGTTCCCCTGTGCAGCATCGAATGCTACAAAACCAACCTGGCCATCAACGGACTTCAGTAA